A single window of Streptomyces cathayae DNA harbors:
- the galE gene encoding UDP-glucose 4-epimerase GalE — protein sequence MTWLITGGAGYIGAHVVRAMTEAGERTVVYDDLSTGVPDRVPDGVPLVVGSTLDGERVARALADHEVTGVVHLAAKKQVAESVELPLLYYRENVEGLRVLLEAVTAASAVSSFVLSSSAAVYGMPETAAELVTEDTPCAPMSPYGETKLAGEWLVRATGRATGLSTASLRYFNVAGAASPELADTGVSNLVPMVFEKLTAQAPPRIFGDDYPTPDGTCVRDYIHVVDLAEAHTAAARALRAAPGRDLTLNIGRGEGVSVRGMIDRINALTGHDLPPTVAPRRPGDPASVVASADRAATELGWKARHTVDDMITSAWQGWLRLHPPE from the coding sequence ATGACCTGGTTGATCACCGGCGGCGCCGGCTACATCGGGGCGCACGTCGTACGGGCGATGACCGAGGCGGGCGAGCGGACGGTGGTCTACGACGACCTGTCCACCGGCGTCCCCGACCGGGTGCCGGACGGAGTGCCGCTGGTGGTCGGCTCGACCCTGGACGGCGAGCGGGTGGCCCGCGCCCTCGCCGACCACGAGGTCACCGGCGTCGTCCACCTGGCGGCGAAGAAGCAGGTCGCCGAGTCGGTGGAACTGCCCCTGCTCTACTACCGGGAGAACGTCGAGGGCCTGCGCGTCCTGCTGGAGGCGGTGACGGCGGCCAGTGCCGTGTCGTCCTTCGTCCTCTCGTCCTCGGCCGCGGTGTACGGCATGCCGGAGACCGCCGCCGAGCTGGTGACCGAGGACACCCCCTGCGCGCCGATGTCCCCGTACGGGGAGACGAAACTGGCCGGCGAGTGGCTGGTCCGCGCGACGGGCCGGGCCACCGGCCTGTCCACGGCCTCCCTGCGCTACTTCAACGTGGCGGGCGCCGCGAGCCCGGAACTCGCCGACACGGGCGTCTCCAACCTCGTCCCCATGGTCTTCGAGAAACTCACCGCGCAAGCGCCCCCGCGCATCTTCGGCGACGACTACCCGACCCCGGACGGCACCTGTGTCCGCGACTACATCCACGTGGTCGACCTGGCCGAGGCCCACACGGCCGCGGCCCGCGCCCTGCGCGCCGCCCCCGGCCGGGACCTCACCCTCAACATCGGCCGCGGCGAGGGCGTCTCCGTCCGGGGCATGATCGACCGCATCAACGCCCTCACCGGCCACGACCTGCCGCCCACGGTCGCCCCCCGCCGCCCCGGCGACCCGGCGAGCGTCGTCGCCTCCGCCGACCGCGCCGCCACCGAACTCGGCTGGAAGGCCCGCCACACCGTCGACGACATGATCACCTCAGCCTGGCAGGGCTGGCTCCGCCTCCACCCGCCGGAGTGA
- a CDS encoding TetR/AcrR family transcriptional regulator yields MTTNADEPQPRPRRRAPAGAAVLREDVTEAIRAAVFEELAAVGYARMSIEGIARRAGVGKTAVYRRWRSKLHLVLDLVSAIAVQGLPAPDTGSLEGDLRLLYEVTSRALRHPVASQILPDLQAEAARNPDIAEALRKALREGQDGVARGVVTAAQERGEVRPGVDHALALDLISGPLYWRSVVIRNPKLPKGYLPALARATTEALKAL; encoded by the coding sequence ATGACGACCAACGCCGACGAGCCCCAGCCGCGTCCGCGCCGCAGGGCCCCCGCCGGGGCCGCCGTCCTGCGGGAGGATGTGACGGAGGCCATCCGGGCGGCCGTCTTCGAGGAACTCGCGGCCGTCGGCTACGCGCGGATGTCCATCGAGGGGATCGCGCGCCGCGCGGGCGTCGGCAAGACCGCGGTGTACCGCCGCTGGCGCTCCAAACTGCACCTGGTCCTCGACCTGGTCTCCGCCATCGCCGTGCAGGGGCTGCCCGCGCCGGACACCGGCTCCCTGGAGGGCGACCTGCGGCTGCTGTACGAGGTCACCTCGCGCGCCCTGCGCCACCCCGTCGCCTCGCAGATCCTCCCCGACCTCCAGGCCGAGGCCGCCCGCAACCCCGACATCGCCGAGGCACTCCGGAAGGCGCTGCGGGAGGGCCAGGACGGGGTCGCCCGGGGCGTCGTCACGGCGGCGCAGGAGCGGGGCGAGGTCCGCCCCGGCGTCGACCACGCCCTGGCCCTCGACCTGATCTCCGGCCCCCTGTACTGGCGCTCGGTGGTCATCCGCAACCCGAAACTCCCGAAGGGCTACCTGCCCGCCCTGGCCCGCGCCACGACGGAGGCCCTCAAAGCGCTGTGA
- a CDS encoding MarR family winged helix-turn-helix transcriptional regulator, whose translation MTPTPNPSPATEPAGAPPPGSADDWLRLDQQICFSLHATSRAFNGVYRVVLKDLGLTYPQYLVMLALWEHGTLPVKKLGEHLRLDSGTLSPLLKRLEAAGLVCRERSTRDERSVEVRPTEEGTALRERAQDVPRRIVAATGFGIDEIQSLRARLDRLTAALDTAAANGA comes from the coding sequence ATGACGCCGACCCCGAACCCCTCGCCGGCCACGGAACCGGCCGGTGCCCCACCGCCCGGTTCCGCCGACGACTGGCTCCGCCTCGACCAACAGATCTGCTTCTCCCTGCACGCCACCTCGCGCGCCTTCAACGGCGTGTACCGGGTGGTCCTCAAGGACCTCGGCCTCACCTACCCCCAGTACCTGGTGATGCTGGCCCTCTGGGAGCACGGCACGCTGCCCGTCAAGAAGCTCGGCGAACACCTGCGGCTCGACTCCGGCACCCTGTCCCCGCTGCTCAAGCGGCTGGAGGCGGCCGGCCTGGTGTGCAGGGAGCGCAGCACGCGCGACGAGCGCTCGGTGGAGGTGCGGCCCACCGAGGAGGGCACCGCGCTGCGCGAGCGGGCCCAGGACGTCCCGCGCCGGATCGTCGCCGCGACCGGCTTCGGGATCGACGAGATCCAGTCCCTGCGGGCCCGCCTCGACCGACTCACCGCCGCACTGGACACGGCGGCGGCGAACGGCGCCTGA
- a CDS encoding bifunctional glycosyltransferase/CDP-glycerol:glycerophosphate glycerophosphotransferase → MPELSVIVHGPNTQDHLTGLLASLCSPTALAASGTSPSPDIEVIVAAVGDWARETAERHTPDVQVLPLPDGTSDAAARVAGADLATGRWLHFVPAKDGLPPGGPRTVAEHLARLPDTVDVLLLDHVRSTWHSSGLPSPDGPLLVRAGRADLALDDCARLLRLTPLLGTRVLRAAFWRTHRTRLTAAGAPDGTPFDEPYAARAALLLADRVACLPRVAHEERRLRPAALPPVTPEQRYALVEHYEALLGLAGDRPAVHDVLYELMVGDCLRAFARGGMPEPVAREFFRRASLAAVRHRPEGHRNPVGLEGVRRSLLEEGAYTRYRALRAAHRTRRAAGSAARTGGRRLGTLLGDHHYRRALRRPVDPELAVFSAYWNRGVACNPAAIAAALAELAPWIHPVWVVTAHHAALLPPGTDHVVPGTRRYGEVLATAKYLVNNVNFPDTVVKRPDAVHLQTHHGTPLKRMGVDQMPFPAAARGLDFQALLERVDKWDYSLSGNSHTTRMWQRAYPSRHVSLDYGYPRNDVYYTAGADDVRAIRARLGIAPGRRAVLYAPTHRDYEAGWVPHLDLAALADRLGEETVLLVRGHYFYDGGAGTAGSTSPLTSLRRGGRGARIVDVSSYDPVEDLCLAADLLVTDYSSIMFDYANLDRPLVIHADDWDVYRQTRGVYFDLTAEAPGPVARTQEELTGILTTDAWRDASAAKARAVFRRRFCEYDDGRAAERVVRRVFLGQDEESLPPVLPLEERTPAPDPEEASS, encoded by the coding sequence ATGCCCGAGCTCAGCGTCATCGTCCACGGGCCGAACACCCAGGACCATCTGACCGGCCTCCTCGCCTCCCTCTGCTCCCCCACCGCCCTCGCCGCCTCTGGAACCTCCCCCTCCCCGGACATCGAGGTCATCGTCGCCGCCGTGGGCGACTGGGCCCGGGAGACAGCCGAGCGGCACACCCCCGACGTCCAGGTGCTGCCCCTGCCCGACGGCACCTCCGACGCGGCGGCCCGGGTGGCGGGGGCGGACCTGGCCACCGGCCGCTGGCTGCACTTCGTCCCCGCCAAGGACGGCCTGCCGCCCGGCGGCCCGCGAACCGTCGCCGAGCACCTCGCCCGGCTCCCCGACACCGTGGACGTCCTGCTCCTGGACCACGTCCGCAGCACCTGGCACAGTTCCGGCCTGCCCTCCCCCGACGGCCCCCTGCTCGTCCGCGCGGGCCGCGCCGACCTCGCCCTCGACGACTGCGCGCGCCTGCTGCGCCTCACCCCGCTGCTCGGCACCCGCGTCCTGCGCGCCGCCTTCTGGCGGACCCACCGCACCCGGCTCACCGCGGCCGGAGCCCCGGACGGCACCCCGTTCGACGAGCCGTACGCCGCCCGTGCCGCCCTCCTGCTCGCCGACCGCGTCGCCTGTCTGCCCCGCGTCGCCCACGAGGAACGGCGGCTGCGTCCCGCCGCGCTCCCCCCGGTCACCCCCGAACAGCGCTACGCCCTCGTCGAGCACTACGAAGCCCTCCTCGGCCTCGCCGGTGACCGCCCCGCCGTCCACGACGTGCTGTACGAGCTCATGGTCGGCGACTGTCTGCGCGCCTTCGCCCGCGGCGGCATGCCCGAGCCGGTCGCCCGGGAGTTCTTCCGCCGTGCCTCACTGGCCGCCGTACGGCACCGCCCCGAGGGCCACCGGAACCCGGTCGGCCTCGAGGGCGTCCGGCGCTCGCTGCTCGAGGAGGGCGCCTACACCCGGTACCGCGCCCTCCGGGCCGCCCACCGCACCCGCCGTGCCGCCGGGTCCGCGGCGCGCACCGGCGGGCGGCGGCTCGGCACCCTGCTCGGCGACCACCACTACCGCCGGGCCCTGCGCCGCCCCGTCGACCCGGAACTGGCGGTGTTCTCGGCGTACTGGAACCGCGGCGTCGCCTGCAATCCGGCCGCGATCGCCGCCGCGCTCGCCGAACTCGCCCCGTGGATCCACCCGGTGTGGGTGGTGACCGCCCACCACGCCGCCCTGCTCCCGCCCGGCACGGACCATGTGGTGCCCGGCACCCGCCGCTACGGGGAGGTGCTCGCCACCGCGAAGTACCTCGTCAACAACGTCAACTTCCCGGACACCGTGGTCAAACGCCCCGACGCCGTCCACCTCCAGACCCACCACGGCACCCCGCTCAAGCGCATGGGCGTGGACCAGATGCCGTTCCCGGCCGCCGCCCGGGGCCTGGACTTCCAGGCCCTGCTGGAGCGCGTCGACAAGTGGGACTACAGCCTCTCCGGCAACAGCCACACCACCCGCATGTGGCAGCGGGCGTACCCGTCCCGCCACGTCTCGCTCGACTACGGCTATCCGCGCAACGACGTCTACTACACGGCCGGCGCCGACGACGTCCGCGCGATCCGCGCACGCCTCGGTATCGCCCCCGGCCGCCGGGCCGTGCTGTACGCGCCCACGCACCGCGACTACGAGGCCGGCTGGGTCCCCCACCTGGACCTCGCCGCGCTCGCCGACCGCCTCGGCGAGGAGACCGTCCTGCTGGTGCGAGGCCACTACTTCTACGACGGAGGCGCCGGGACCGCCGGGAGCACCTCCCCCCTCACCTCGCTGCGGCGCGGCGGCCGCGGCGCCCGCATCGTGGACGTCTCCTCCTACGACCCGGTCGAGGACCTGTGCCTGGCCGCCGACCTGCTGGTCACCGACTACTCGTCGATCATGTTCGACTACGCCAACCTGGACCGCCCCCTGGTGATCCACGCCGACGACTGGGACGTCTACCGGCAGACGCGCGGTGTCTACTTCGACCTGACGGCCGAGGCGCCGGGTCCGGTGGCCCGCACCCAGGAGGAGCTGACCGGGATCCTCACCACCGACGCCTGGCGCGACGCGAGCGCGGCGAAGGCGCGGGCCGTCTTCCGGCGCCGGTTCTGCGAGTACGACGACGGCCGCGCCGCCGAACGCGTCGTGCGCCGGGTCTTCCTCGGCCAGGACGAGGAGTCGCTGCCGCCGGTGCTGCCCCTGGAGGAGCGCACCCCGGCGCCCGACCCCGAGGAGGCGAGCTCCTGA
- a CDS encoding ABC transporter ATP-binding protein has translation MADNTVNAGNTGEKIPTVIADGVDIVYRVNGTKGGKGSATAALSRMLRRGKDDAARGVRRVHAVRNVSFVAYRGEAIGLIGTNGSGKSTLLKAVAGLLPVENGRIYTGGQPSLLGVNAALMNDLTGERNVHLGGLAMGMSREQVRERYQEIVDFSGINEKGDFITLPMRTYSSGMAARLRFSIAAAKDHDVLLIDEALATGDRSFQKRSEARIRELRKEAGTVFLVSHSNKSIRDTCERVLWLERGELRMDGPTDEVLKEYEAFTGGPDKARKPKPKPKPEAATEPKTGIEPKTGTDPKAPTAPTTVTDPEAATAPS, from the coding sequence GTGGCTGACAACACTGTCAACGCCGGAAACACCGGCGAGAAGATCCCCACCGTCATCGCCGACGGCGTCGACATCGTCTACCGGGTCAACGGGACCAAGGGCGGCAAGGGCAGCGCCACGGCGGCGCTGAGCCGCATGCTCCGGCGGGGCAAGGACGACGCGGCACGGGGCGTGCGCAGGGTGCACGCGGTGCGGAACGTGTCCTTCGTCGCCTACCGGGGCGAGGCCATCGGCCTGATCGGCACCAACGGCTCGGGCAAGTCGACCCTGCTCAAGGCCGTCGCCGGACTGCTCCCGGTGGAGAACGGCCGGATCTACACCGGCGGCCAGCCCTCCCTGCTCGGCGTCAACGCCGCCCTGATGAACGATCTGACGGGCGAACGCAACGTCCATCTCGGCGGGCTGGCCATGGGCATGTCCCGCGAGCAGGTCCGGGAGCGCTACCAGGAGATCGTCGACTTCTCCGGCATCAACGAGAAGGGCGACTTCATCACCCTGCCGATGCGCACCTACTCCTCCGGCATGGCCGCCCGGCTGCGCTTCTCCATCGCCGCCGCCAAGGACCACGACGTCCTTCTCATCGACGAGGCGCTGGCCACGGGCGACCGCTCCTTCCAGAAGCGCTCCGAGGCGCGCATCCGGGAGCTGCGCAAGGAGGCCGGGACGGTGTTCCTGGTCAGCCACAGCAACAAGTCGATCCGGGACACCTGCGAGCGCGTGCTGTGGCTGGAGCGCGGTGAGCTGCGGATGGACGGGCCCACCGACGAGGTGCTCAAGGAGTACGAGGCGTTCACCGGCGGTCCGGACAAGGCCCGCAAGCCCAAACCGAAGCCCAAGCCGGAGGCTGCAACCGAGCCGAAGACCGGGATCGAGCCGAAGACCGGGACCGATCCGAAGGCCCCGACCGCGCCCACGACGGTGACCGATCCGGAGGCCGCCACCGCTCCCTCCTGA
- a CDS encoding glycosyltransferase family 2 protein → MKPPAEEHSPREASDAPPVPDVTVTVIVHNDAERLPRAVESVRRQTHRDLEIVVSDDHSTDETPEVARRLVAADPRIRYLRLPYNSGGCSAPRNRALETARAPYLMFLDSDDELPQDAVALLLAAHRERDIDFAMGAIRRVRTDTGRRSTWMPHLVRERRTLDGIEADPRLFFEHLSTGKMYSRAFLDRHGLRFPEGIHYEDQLFSAQAYCLARRFTIVPEPVYLWYITPYAAQESASISNQRHKPANVRDRVHVQHLIDAFLVESGHASLRADKDHKFLKHDVRMYTGDLPHRDDEWLAGFADLLNPYLETLSPGAYARLPRAERVVLQLLRDRRLSEVRQAARGLGHDIAPRQLTVGPDGRAYWGDRIPASAAARAELDLSDLEPDVRPFPTALFRHEITDIARGLGGPVELTVRTYDPALRLPLGPQRATLLLSPGRRRLTVPFRLSLVRPGVFEGRVGLDPAAASLPLGGFAGVRHPLLRLTLRGQGNTGPLLAPLAFAPFTARVPYRRGTAPHRVTVEPEGHGAGRLQIRWEPVGVTARVIRPAVRRLARPVANALGR, encoded by the coding sequence ATGAAGCCACCCGCCGAGGAGCACAGCCCTCGAGAAGCATCCGACGCGCCCCCCGTACCCGACGTCACCGTGACGGTCATCGTCCACAACGACGCCGAACGCCTCCCCCGCGCGGTCGAGTCGGTCCGCCGGCAGACCCACCGCGACCTCGAGATCGTCGTCAGCGACGACCACTCGACGGACGAGACCCCCGAGGTGGCACGGCGGTTGGTGGCTGCGGACCCGCGTATCCGGTATCTGCGCCTGCCGTACAACAGCGGCGGCTGCAGCGCGCCCCGCAACCGCGCCCTGGAGACCGCCCGCGCACCGTATCTGATGTTCCTCGACAGCGACGACGAACTCCCCCAGGACGCCGTGGCGTTGCTGCTCGCCGCCCACCGCGAACGGGACATCGACTTCGCGATGGGCGCGATCCGGCGTGTCCGCACCGACACCGGCCGCCGCTCCACCTGGATGCCGCACCTGGTGCGCGAGCGCCGCACCCTGGACGGCATCGAGGCCGATCCGCGGCTGTTCTTCGAGCACCTGTCGACCGGCAAGATGTACTCCCGGGCCTTCCTCGACCGGCACGGCCTGCGTTTCCCCGAGGGCATCCACTACGAGGACCAGTTGTTCTCGGCGCAGGCGTACTGCCTGGCGAGGAGGTTCACGATCGTCCCGGAGCCGGTGTACCTCTGGTACATCACGCCCTACGCCGCCCAGGAGTCGGCGTCCATCTCCAACCAGCGGCACAAGCCGGCCAACGTCCGCGACCGGGTCCACGTCCAGCACCTCATCGACGCCTTCCTCGTCGAGAGCGGGCACGCGTCGCTGCGTGCGGACAAGGACCACAAGTTCCTCAAGCACGACGTCCGGATGTACACGGGCGACCTGCCCCACCGGGACGACGAGTGGCTCGCGGGCTTCGCGGACCTGCTGAACCCGTACCTGGAGACGCTGTCGCCCGGCGCGTACGCCCGCCTCCCGCGCGCCGAACGGGTCGTCCTCCAGTTGCTCCGCGACCGCCGCCTGTCCGAGGTCCGGCAGGCGGCCCGCGGTCTGGGCCACGACATCGCCCCGAGGCAGCTGACCGTGGGCCCGGACGGCCGCGCCTACTGGGGCGACCGGATTCCCGCGTCCGCCGCCGCCCGCGCCGAACTGGACCTCTCCGACCTGGAACCGGACGTCCGTCCCTTCCCCACCGCCCTGTTCCGGCACGAGATCACGGACATCGCCCGAGGCCTCGGCGGACCGGTCGAACTGACGGTGCGTACCTACGATCCGGCGCTGCGCCTCCCGCTCGGCCCGCAGCGCGCGACCCTCCTCCTCTCTCCCGGCCGGCGCCGCCTCACCGTGCCCTTCCGCCTCTCCCTCGTCCGTCCCGGTGTCTTCGAGGGCCGCGTCGGCCTCGACCCGGCGGCCGCCTCCCTGCCGCTGGGCGGGTTCGCCGGGGTGCGCCATCCGCTGCTCCGCCTCACCCTCCGGGGGCAGGGCAACACGGGTCCCCTGCTGGCGCCCCTGGCCTTCGCCCCGTTCACCGCCCGTGTCCCGTACCGCCGTGGCACGGCCCCGCACCGCGTCACCGTCGAACCGGAGGGCCACGGCGCGGGCCGCCTGCAGATCCGCTGGGAGCCCGTGGGGGTGACGGCCCGGGTGATCCGCCCGGCGGTACGGCGGCTGGCCCGTCCGGTGGCGAACGCGCTGGGTCGGTGA
- a CDS encoding ABC transporter permease — protein MSQALHTPPSPPVRPVPVEDDLPALAARYGLTVSGARPSPAEYLRQLWARRHFILAFSRAKLTAQYSQAKLGQLWQVATPLLNAAVYFFIFGLLLGARKGIPHEIYVPFLVTGVFVFTFTQSSVLAGVRAISGNLGLVRALHFPRAALPVSFALQQLQQLLFSMVVLVAVVVAFGSLPALSWLLVVPALGLQFVFNTGLALVFARLGSRTPDLAQLMPFVLRTWMYASGVMFSLPAMLEGKNVPGWLADVLQWNPAAVYMDLVRFALIDGYGSSYLPPHVWAFAVGWALLAGVIGFVYFWKAEETYGRG, from the coding sequence GTGAGTCAGGCCCTCCACACACCGCCTTCCCCACCGGTCCGCCCGGTCCCGGTCGAGGACGACCTCCCCGCGCTCGCCGCCCGGTACGGGCTGACGGTCAGCGGTGCCCGGCCGTCGCCGGCCGAGTACCTCCGTCAGCTGTGGGCGCGGCGGCACTTCATCCTGGCCTTCTCCCGGGCGAAGCTGACCGCGCAGTACAGCCAGGCCAAGCTGGGCCAGCTGTGGCAGGTGGCGACCCCGCTGCTGAACGCGGCGGTGTACTTCTTCATCTTCGGGCTGCTGCTGGGCGCCCGGAAGGGCATCCCGCACGAGATCTACGTGCCGTTCCTGGTGACCGGGGTGTTCGTGTTCACCTTCACCCAGAGTTCGGTGCTGGCCGGGGTGCGGGCGATCTCCGGGAACCTGGGGCTGGTGCGGGCGCTGCACTTCCCGCGCGCCGCGCTGCCGGTCTCCTTCGCGTTGCAGCAGCTGCAGCAGCTGTTGTTCTCGATGGTGGTGCTGGTGGCGGTGGTGGTGGCGTTCGGCAGCCTGCCGGCGCTGTCCTGGCTGCTGGTGGTGCCCGCGCTGGGGCTGCAGTTCGTCTTCAACACCGGGCTGGCGCTGGTCTTCGCCCGGCTGGGCAGCCGGACGCCGGATCTGGCCCAGCTGATGCCGTTCGTGCTGCGGACCTGGATGTACGCCTCGGGGGTGATGTTCAGCCTGCCGGCGATGCTGGAGGGCAAGAACGTGCCGGGCTGGCTGGCCGACGTGCTGCAGTGGAATCCGGCGGCGGTCTACATGGATCTGGTGCGGTTCGCGTTGATCGACGGGTACGGGTCCTCGTATCTGCCGCCGCATGTGTGGGCGTTCGCGGTGGGCTGGGCGCTGCTGGCCGGGGTGATCGGTTTCGTCTACTTCTGGAAGGCCGAGGAGACCTACGGTCGTGGCTGA
- a CDS encoding glycosyltransferase family 2 protein, giving the protein MHPHRTAATGVTVVVIGHDDAAHVTDAVHSALGQGPAVREVVAVDDCSTDGSAGLLARLAGTEPRLRLIRHRANSGGCGSPRNTGLSAATSPYVMFLDSDDVLPPGAVDALLGAAGAADADVTGGLCVRRELPSGREVPWQPGLYAAPRVLPHPARRPRLVHDTLCVNKLYATAFLRAHDIRFPEGHFPYEDFVFTARLWAAAPRIALVPDRVYVWQVRRSARRLSISLDRAGLDNWRDRTHACRTAYEILLAAGQKELARAARAKFLDHELRMYVRELRLHDADHRRAWWAHTRAFLAEYDAADWARDPVAPGRLIGRVLLASPEPRDLPRLQELAGRPARLCPPYPRAADGTPCWSADLPGVTLEPLPARPVTRLPLAVDAELRPRTRTARLHLHLHELYGLLERAHPSELEIEWRHRDGGGRRACTVPLRAAAGGGWSAETTVRPARLAALGAGAWDLRLRVRFGDGSSREVTAHACAGPGLLRRRAVPSARHGVVLVRPYATHSGALALRVASGAHGAASVVRGRLRRLLH; this is encoded by the coding sequence ATGCACCCCCACCGGACCGCCGCCACCGGCGTCACCGTCGTGGTGATAGGCCACGACGACGCCGCCCATGTGACCGACGCCGTGCACTCGGCGCTCGGGCAGGGGCCGGCCGTGCGCGAGGTCGTGGCCGTCGACGACTGTTCGACGGACGGCAGCGCGGGCCTGCTCGCCCGGCTGGCCGGGACCGAACCCCGCCTCCGGCTGATCCGGCACCGCGCCAACAGCGGCGGCTGCGGCTCCCCGCGCAACACCGGGCTCTCCGCGGCGACCTCGCCGTACGTGATGTTCCTGGACAGCGACGACGTCCTCCCGCCCGGTGCCGTGGACGCGCTCCTCGGCGCGGCGGGCGCGGCGGACGCGGACGTCACCGGCGGGCTGTGCGTGCGCCGCGAGCTGCCGTCGGGGCGCGAGGTGCCGTGGCAGCCCGGCCTGTACGCGGCGCCCCGGGTGCTCCCGCACCCCGCCCGGCGCCCCCGCCTGGTGCACGACACCCTCTGCGTCAACAAGCTCTACGCGACGGCGTTCCTGCGCGCACACGACATCCGCTTCCCCGAGGGGCACTTCCCCTACGAGGACTTCGTCTTCACCGCGCGCCTGTGGGCCGCCGCCCCGCGCATCGCCCTGGTCCCGGACCGGGTCTACGTCTGGCAGGTGCGCCGGTCCGCCCGGCGGCTGTCGATCTCGCTGGACCGCGCGGGCCTCGACAACTGGCGGGACCGCACCCACGCGTGCCGCACGGCGTACGAGATCCTGCTGGCCGCCGGGCAGAAGGAGCTGGCGCGGGCGGCGCGGGCCAAGTTCCTCGACCACGAGCTGCGCATGTACGTGCGGGAGCTGCGGCTGCACGACGCGGACCACCGGCGCGCGTGGTGGGCGCACACCCGCGCGTTCCTCGCCGAGTACGACGCGGCCGACTGGGCCCGCGACCCGGTCGCGCCCGGCCGGCTGATCGGCCGGGTCCTGCTGGCCTCCCCCGAGCCCCGCGACCTGCCCCGCCTCCAGGAACTGGCGGGCCGCCCGGCCCGGCTGTGCCCGCCCTACCCCCGCGCGGCGGACGGCACGCCCTGCTGGTCCGCCGACCTGCCCGGGGTCACCCTGGAGCCCCTGCCGGCCCGCCCCGTGACCCGGCTGCCGCTCGCCGTCGACGCGGAGCTGCGCCCCCGCACCCGTACCGCCCGCCTGCACCTTCACCTGCACGAGCTGTACGGCCTGCTGGAGCGGGCGCACCCCTCGGAGCTGGAGATCGAGTGGCGGCACCGGGACGGCGGCGGCAGGAGGGCGTGCACGGTGCCGCTGCGGGCGGCGGCCGGGGGCGGCTGGTCCGCGGAGACGACCGTACGGCCGGCCCGGCTGGCCGCGCTCGGCGCCGGCGCCTGGGACCTGCGCCTGCGGGTGCGCTTCGGCGACGGCTCGAGCCGCGAGGTCACCGCGCACGCGTGTGCGGGCCCCGGTCTGCTGCGCCGCCGCGCGGTGCCGAGCGCCCGGCACGGCGTGGTGCTGGTCCGGCCGTACGCCACCCACTCGGGCGCGCTGGCACTGCGGGTCGCGAGCGGCGCACACGGTGCCGCTTCGGTCGTACGCGGGAGACTGAGGCGCCTGCTTCACTAG